Part of the Leptolyngbya sp. 'hensonii' genome is shown below.
AGGCATGGTTTAACTCGACCCGAGCCAGCCCATCGACAAAATTCTGAGCATCATCAAACTGGGGCATAATGACAATTTGCCCAAACCTATCGATATAGCCCCAGCGATGATTCTGCTCCAGGCGAGCCAACCCTTCGGAAAATTGATATGCGCCACGAAATTGACTGACCGAACTGAACTCAAAGTCAGTCCGAACCACTACCACCCCCATGCGGTTAATGAAGTGCAAACGACGATCGATGGCCACACCCGCCAGACCTTCAGAAAAATTACAGGCCTGGTCAAACTTGGGTTCAATCACAACCCGATAATTGGGCTTATGAAACTCCGCCAGAAAATTATCGATCGAGACGGTAATGTGAGGGGCTGCAGCGGGCAGATCTTCTAGCACATCCACCACAGACTGGTAACGCTGTTCCCAGTCATAGCGCACCATCTTCTTTAAAATATTTGCCAGTTCCAAACTAACACTGGCCTGATCATGCCAGCTCAGCTCCTTGGTGTCGGGATCCCGGGGCAACTGGGTGGGGGATAATCCCGTCACAGATTGAATTCCCATCATGCCGATCGCATACACATCACTGCAGGGTCTGGGCAGTCCCTCTAGTTGCTCCGGTGGCATATAGCCGGAAGGATTGGCTAACCTGGACACTACAGCCTGCCCCTGAGCATTCAAGACCAGATTCCGAATCGCTTTAACCCCACCAAAATCAATTAACACCAGTTGCTTGTCCTTCCAGCGCCGCAGTAAATTATCCGGTTTAATATCCTGATGAATAATATTTTGCTGATGGACCGGCGCAAGAATTTCCAGAATTTCCCGCAGCAATTCGATCGCCTTATCTTCCTCCAGTTTCATGCCCAGAGTCAGATTTTTGCGCAGATCATGACCGTCAATGAGCTCTTGAACCAGGTAAAACTCCCCATTCTGTTCAAAGTGAGCAAACAGCTTGGGAAGCTGGTCATGGAAGCTCAGGGCATACAGGGCTTTGGTCTCCTGGTCAAAGAGCTGCCTGGCTGCCTGCAATAAAGCGGGCTCCTTTGTTTTTGTTTGTAGCTTTTTAACAACACACTTGGGGTTCCCTCTGCGGTAAGTATCTTCCGCCAAATAGGTCCTACCAAAACCTCCCCGTCCCAATTCACGAATCATTTCGTAGCGTCCACCAACTAGCATGCACCTTTCCTGGGAAACTTGGAGTTTGCCGCGTGTTGAGTAACTATTGCTCATTCTGCCACAGGCTCTTTTTAAGAGACAGAGCCCTGAAAAACAACAGGTTTACAATAGATTTTGGGCGCAGAATAGGCAATCTCATACCACCCTTGTCTTTCCCAGTATGCCCAGGAGGAACGACAATTCATCGGACCGGCTGAAATGGGCAACTAACGATAGGATTTGATATAAATCCTTAACAATCGGACATAATCAGGTAACCGGAAAACGGTACGGGGAGTAACTAGTAACTGTGTTTTTTAGCGTCGTGATTCCGACATACAACCGGAAACCTATTCTGGAAAAATGCTTAAGAGCACTGGAACAGCAGCAGTTTGCTGCCAGTACGGCTGTCACAGGCTATGAAATTGTGCTGGTTGATGATGGTTCTACCGATGGCACCCTGGACTGGCTGCAACAGGAGCAAGCACAATTTCCCCATGTCCGGCTCTTCCAGCAAACCCATATGGGACCTGCTGCCGCTCGAAATCTGGGTGTGGCAGAGTCGCAGGGAGATACGATCGTCTTCATTGACAGTGACCTGGTGGTGGTCGATCAATTCCTGCAAGCCCATGCCGATCAACTCCTCCAGGGGCAGCAAACTCTGGGCCATGACCGTCTCTTTACCTATGGTCGCGTGATCAATACCTGCAACTTTGAGGCTCCTGAGAGCGAGCCTTTCAAGCTGACTGACTTTTCCGCTGCTTATTTTGCCACCGGTAATGTGGCGATCGCCCGCACCTGGCTGGAACAGGCGGGCCTGTTTGACACCCGTTTTCAACTGTATGGCTGGGAAGATTTGGAACTAGGGGTGCGCCTGCGGCAATTGGACCTGACCCTGATCAAGGCTCCTGCCGCAGTTGGATATCACTGGCACCCGGCCTTTAGTCTGGCGCAAATCCCTAGCCTGATCGACAAAGAAATTCAGCGGGGCCGCATGGGAGTCCTGTTTTATCAGAAGCATCCCACCTGGAACGTGCGTTTAATGATTCAGATGACTTGGATTCACCGTCTGCTGTGGGGCATCCTCTCTCTAGGGGGTCTCCTGAATGAGCGCACTACGGCTCCTCTACTCCAATGGTTGATTGATCAGGGCAAGCCCCAATTAGCCCTGGAAGCAGCCCGTGTCTTTTTCCTGAATTGGTACAACGTGCAGGGGGTCTACAGTGCCTATACTGAAGCTCAGAGCAGTAATCCCAATTTTAAGTGAGGGCAGAATCAGGTCTGCCGTGACCTCGTTTGTGATATCCTAGAAAAGTTGTCAAATTCGCACATCCAGGCTTTCGGGTGTCTTTTGAACTTTGCGCGTTGACCTTCGAAGCTGGGTATCCAGATTGAAGGTCATCCCTCACAGGTTTCGAGATGCTCCTGGATGGAGGATTAACCCGAAAGGAGTTTAATTAAATATGCCAGTTGTCTCTTTAGCACAAATGATGGAGGCAGGGGTTCACTTTGGGCATCAAACCCGCCGTTGGAATCCCAAGATGTCCCAGTACATTTTCACTTCCCGCAATGGGGTGCATATCATCGACCTCGTCCAGACTGCTCAGTTGATGGATGACGCCTACGGCTATATGCGAATTGCCGCCGAGCAAGGCAAAAAGTTTTTGTTCATTGGCACCAAGCGTCAAGCGGCTGGGATTGTCGCCCAGGAAGCTCTCCGTTGCGGTTCTAACTTTATCAATCAGCGCTGGTTGGGGGGCATGCTGACCAACTGGACGACGATCAAAACCCGAGTCGATCGCCTGAAAGATCTGGAACGCCGGGAAGAAACAGGGGCCCTGGATCTACTGCCGAAAAAGGAAGCCTCTGTACTGCGGCGGGAACTGGAAAAGCTGCAGAAATACCTGGGCGGGATCAAAACCATGCGGAAGGTCCCCGATATCGTGGTAATTGTAGACCAGCGTCGAGAGTACAATGCCGTCCTCGAATGCCAGAAACTGGGCATTCCGATCGTCTCCCTTCTGGATACCAACTGCGACCCCGACTTGGTAGATATTCCCATTCCCGCTAACGATGATGCAATTCGGTCAATTAAGCTAGTAGTAGGAAAACTGGCCGATGCCATCTATGAAGGTCGTCATGGTCAGATGGATGTTGAAGAAGAGTACGAGGATTACGAAGGCGCTGACGAAGAATACGATTACGACGACAGCGACTCTTTCTTGCCCGATGATGATGACGTTGAAGAGTAGGTATTGCAAGATTTTGAACCCTGGGCTGATGGGTCCAAGGTTCAAAATCTGAGCTTGAAGCTCATGATTTATGGACTTAAGTTAGGAATCAAGCAATATGGCAGAAGAGATTTCTCCACAATTGGTTAAAGAACTGCGTGAAAAAACAGGCGCAGGGATGATGGATTGCAAAAAAGCCCTCAAGGAAAGCGGTGGCGACATTGCCAAAGCAGGGGAGTGGCTCCGGCAGAAAGGGTTAGCTTCTGCCACGAAAAAGGAAAGTCGGGTGGCCGCAGAGGGGCTGATCGGCAGTTACATTCACACAGGTGGCCGAGTCGGCGTCCTGGTAGAAATCAACTGCGAGACAGACTTTGTGGCTCGACGTGAGGAATTTCAAAGCCTGGTAAGGGATGTGGCCATGCAAATCGCAGCCTGCCCTAATGTTGAATATGTCAGGACTGACGACATCCCCCCCGAAATCGTCGCCAAAGAGAAGGAAATTGAGATGGGGCGGGATGATCTGGCTGGTAAACCAGACAACATCAAGGAAAAGATCGTCCTGGGACGGATTGATAAGCGGTTAAAAGATCTGGCCTTGATGGATCAACCCTACATCAAGGATCAAAACATCACCGTTGCAGAACTGGTCAAGCAGCATGTTGCCAAACTAAGCGAGAACATTCAGGTACGGCGATTTTCCCGGTTTGTTTTGGGAGAAGGGGTAGAGCCTCAGGGTGATACCTCCCCAAAGTCAGTCGCCCCACCACCAGTTCCTCCTGATTTGCCTGATCAACCGACTGTGAGCGACAGTGATAGCCATACCCTGGCTACGGAGGCTGAACTAGAAACCAGCGAAATGCAGAACTTAGAGGAGCAACTGGATGATCTGCAAAAGGCTGCCATCGCAAGTGGACTGCAACTAAAATTCAAAGTACGGATCGAACTGGTGGGAGAATCCCGACCTTCAGACGATGCGATCGTGAAACTGAATGAACTCCTGAAGGAAGTTTCTCAGAATTTCGATCTCAAGTAATCGATTCGCTCCAGGGGGTCATTGGGCCTTAAACATCGCCATTCCCTCATCCCTTCTTCTCAGGGGAGAAGGAATGCCTGATTGGGCTTTGCTGAATGCAAATATGAATTACCCTCATCCCCAACCCTTCTCCCGCAGGAGAAGGGAGCTAAAACTCTTGTTCCCTCTCCTTTGGGAGAGGGCTAGGGTGAGGGCTGCATAAGGCTCAAGCACGAAAATCATCCTTCTATTCAGCAACGCCCCTGATTGATGTTGCTTTCCCAGAGGGAGAGGGCAGCAATGACTACAAGCAAGGCAAATGACCCATTAGTGGTAAGTCAATCAATGATTGACGGGCGACCAAAATCCAGGTTGTTGATTGGGGTTAAATTTTGCGGGTCTTCGACCCGTCAAAATTTTCCTGACGGAACATTAGTCTGATCAAGCTTTCTTTTCTGGGGCACGGTTAACCGTGCCCTTTTTACCCATCTAAGGAATGAGAATTAAATAACACCGATAAACTTCTGCTTGCCCTCACCCCCCTGCCCCCTCTCCCGCCGGGAGAGGGGGAGGGGTTGGGGGTTGGGGGTGAGGGCTGAAAATCTCGGAGTTATTAAATCCACGATCCTAAGCCACCATAAGCCTTTGGTCAGGAAGCTTCGGACAGTTCCAACAGGCCAATTGCCGAGTCTAGGGAGACCTTCTGACTCGCCCCCGCCAAGCTTTACATAACTCCGCTTATGGGCTGGCGGCTTCGGGTTGGGCGGTAGGGGTGGATTTTTCGGGGGCAGGAGATGCAGCCGGTGGTTCGGGTTGGGCCATGGCCATCATCCGCTTGTGAATCCGGGCCGAAATTTGTGGGAACAGGTTCCAGCTATCGGCGTAAGTCTTGTGGTCGCCAAAGACGACGAGAATGTAGGCCACTTTACCATCGCGGGATTGAATCAGGGCGGCTTCCTGCCGTGAGGTGGAGGTCCAACCCACTTTGGAGGCAAAGGTCACCTCTTCATCTGAGAGAGATTCGCCAAAAAAACTTTGAATTGGATTATCCCGTTTCTTACTCCAGGCTTCTGGTCGCAGGTCCTTGGTGAGTAATTTGACCATCCGCCGACTGTATTCTTCTGAAACGGCCTGCCGATTGAAAATTTCGTATAACAGGCGAGCAGCGTGATAGGTAGTCACCCGGTTCCGTTTTTGATCCTTCAGGAGTTGGAGATCCCGCCCTTCCGGTTCGACATGATCGTCATAGGGAAAATTCTTCTGACTCAAGCTAATGCGATCGTACCCGGCTCCGTGGAAGAAGCGATTCACCCATTCCCGTTTATAGAGCCAGGCATTAAATTCACCCTCGGCTTCCAATTGGGGACCCGATTCCGTATCAGTGACCCAATCCATGATCCGGGCTGCCGAAGTATTATTGGAATCCTCCATCATCTTATAAAGATCGACATCGCCAGTTGGCAGGGTCCGGTTATAACTGCCAGCCGCCAGCCGCCCATAAAAGGTAACCATCCAGAATAGTTTCGCAACACTGGCGGGATAGCGGAGCTTCTCAGCCTGATACCCTGCGATCGTTTTCAGCTTGACATCAATCAGGCTGATCGATAAAGCTCTGGTGGGTAAGCCCTGTTGGGAGACAAAGTTAACGGTATCGTCCACGATCTCTTGTAATGGCAGGCTGGTGTCTAAGTCTGGGGGACGGGAGATGTTATAAACCAGCTCTGAACTATAGCCCAGAGGGGCGGGGTTGCTTGGTTCCAATTCTCCTATGGGCAGGGCTGCTGCAGATAGGGTTGGGCCTGGACCAGCAATAGACTTTTTCCGGCTTGCTTCGACGGTGGAAATACCTGTTACAGCGATAACCAGAGCCACAATCGCAACCTTCAGCGGATAGGGCAACTGCCCCTGCCTCTGACTTCCTCCGGGCGGAACCCGCCGAGACCGCCGGGGCGATCGCTGGCGTCGGGGCGATCGCTCCCGACTGCCCCCATCCGCCATGGATGGATGGGGAGCTGTGGTCGGGATGGTCTGGGTGGTAGGGGGCTGAGCACTTTTGCTCCCACGCTCCAGGATCCCCCCCTGGAAAAAGGGAGCAGAGCGATTGGAGCGAAATGGGGTGGAAGTCCGACGACGGGGTGGGCGATTTTGAAACAAAGCTCAACTCATTCGCAAAATTTTGCACTTGAATGAACAACCATCAAGTCTGAACTCAGAGCTACCATAGCAAAGATTTTGAAGTTCTCGTAGATCCAGAGGCCAATTCCAGACGCAGGCAAAATCAGAGATGCTGTTCCCTTATCGGCGCAGGAAAACAAAGGCAACCACAATCAGGAAGCCAATGATGCTACCGGGTACTAGGGCTTGTAGCCACTCGTTCTTGGCCAATCTCCCGGAGCGGGTAGATTTGGGCTTCACGGCTGGGGCCGGATCGGGCAGGTAAGCTGGGGGATAGACTGCGGGAAGATTTTTGGCCCACAGATCCCGCAGCATGTCCCGGGCTGAAGGGTAGCGATTGCGGGGCTGAAGTTCTGTGGCTTTGTTCAGAACTGCTACCAGTTGTGGACTGATATTGGCGGCGTAGCCCTGCCACATCAGGCGTCGGGCCCGCATGGCTTCTAAATCGGTGGGCAAAATTCCGGTCAGCAGGTGAATGGCTGTGAGGCCCAGGTCGTATAGATCGGCTGCAGTCGTTAACCGATCGCGGTTGGAGCGTAAGGGGAGGACTGCCTGCTTAGAGGAGGGCAGGCCACTGTAAATCGCCTGTTTGAACCCACTGAAATTAATCAACATCGGTTCGCTGTCTCGGATGCGCAAAATGATGTTATCAGCCTGGATCGCCCCGTGAATGATCTTTTTACTGTGCAAATAATCCAGCAGTCCTAACAGGCGGATCAGCAGAGCCTGAACTAGGGCCTCGCTGAACGGACCTTCCTGTTGGAGTTTTTCGCTCAGGGATTGGCCATCAACCCATTCCCGGACCAGGTAAAACCAGCCCGATCGGCCAAAGTGACTGAATGTGGTGGGGAGCTGATTACTGCGCTTACTCAGTTCAGTCAGGGTTGTGGCCGATCGACGAAACTGATCTTGCACCCGTCGGCGTAGACGGACCTGGGTGGGTGCAGGCCCATACTCCTTGACCACACACCAGCGATGGGGATTAACCCACGTATCCTGAGCCAGAAACGTGGAGCATAAGTCACCAGTACCGAGGGTCTGGACAATCAAGTAGCGATTATTCAGGAGGATGGTCATTGCAGCAGGATTCCTCGCATGGCCAGCAGGGCTGTCCCATAGGCGGCTTCAGTTTGGGCAGAAGGGGAGACAGGCACTCGCAGGTGACGGGCACGAATGTGGGTCCAGGACCGGTTTTTTGCCCCTCCGCCAGCGGTGTAGACCTGACTCAATGGTGTTGCACCCAACTCTTGCAGCAAATCATAACCCCGCGCTTCAATTCGCGCTATGCTCTCCAGCAATCCGTGCAGGAAAGAAATAGGATCGGTGGGCCGGGGCTCCAGTCGGGGTGGATAGTGGGGGTCATTAATGGGAAAGCGTTCCCCCGATCGCAGCAGGGGATAGTAGTCGAGCGGACTTTCTTGATCCGCCGGAATTTGCTCACTCCAATCCTGTAGTTCTGTAGCCGTAAAATACTGGTTCAACACCGCTCCACCTGTATTGGAGGCTCCGCCGACCAACCAGAATCGACCGAAACGATGACTGTAGATGCCATAGCCCCTGTGTTCTACGGGAGTCCGGCTCAGGAGCTTCAGGACTAGGGTGGAACCTAGGGAGGTGACGGCCTGGCCAGGCGTCGTCACCCCTGCAGCCAGAAAGGCGGCAATACTGTCCGTGGTTCCGGCGCAGACCTGGCAATGGGAGGGCAACCCAAATCGATCGCGCACCGCTGGCAATACCGGACCGATCGGGGTGCCTGGGGCCAGCACCCTGGGTAACAGAGGCATGAATTCAGACTGGGTCAGCCAGTCTGGATAGGTAAGCTGGGTCACGTCATAGCCCAGCTTCAGGCCATTGTGATAGTCGCTGATCCCCGGTTGGCCATGGAGCAGAAACGACAGCCAGTCCGCCTGGTGCAGGAAGTATCGGGCTTCAGTATAGACGGGCTGGTGTTGCCACCAGAGCAACTTGGCCAGGCTGGAGGTGGCGCTGGCGGCCACATGGTTGGGCGGAACCCGATCAGACCATTCCGCCTGAAACGCTGCCCCCCGGTCATCGTTATAAAGAATAGGGGCATCAATGGGTTGGCCCTGGCCATCACAGAGAAGCACCGTGGCGGAGGTGCCATTGAGGGCGATCGCGGCGATGGTCGAGCGAAGGGTTGCTGGAATTTGCTCGATCAAATCAAACAGAGCCTGGTGCCAGATTTCAGGCTGTTGATCGGAAGACAAATAGGGATAACTGCCCTGGACTGCGATCTGGCCGCTGCTATCAATGACGATCGCCCTTGCGCCAGATGTACCAAAGTCAATTCCCAGATAAGCGTTCATTGCAATCCTCACAGGGATTCAATTTTCCAGATGGTATTAATTTTTTCTGTTTGATTCTTCTGGGGCCTGTAGGCTTGAATAAAATTTTTTTCACGACCTATTCGATCAGGCGTGTTACTTCTCCCTGTTGTTGTTCCCAGGTTCCAGTCATAACAACTGTAAGGTAGTCGGAGTACAGTGATGACATACAGCTTTGAAATTCTGGGTGTTTCACCCATCTTGCAATTCTTTCATCATCAGCAAGAGACTTCTCAGCAACAGTTCTGGTCTGGTGTGGAATATATTGGCACCCACACCTGTACCCTCGATGCCCTGATTAAATCCGTCGAGTTAGTTCCGGCGAAACGGGGCTGGGACCAGGATGATGTGGTAGATACGGTGATTAATTTCTGGCTCAATAATTCCGAGGTGATCCGTCGTTGGCGGGGGCGGTTAGAGGATGCGGGTCGGGAAAATCTGCTAGTGGGTCGGCTGTCTAATTTGAAGGCCCTGAGAAATAGTTTTGAACGCCTTCTGGAGTGAGGGCTATCTCCTGAGCACATTCATCAGCCCAACGACGAAACAGGGACCCGTGAGGAACGTGATCATGGTTGCGCCGATCAGCATCCCTTTCATCAGACCCCAGTTGCGTCCCTGTTGCAGCCAAAGCACGATCGGCAGCACATAGATCCATTGCCAGATGCCGACCGAGAACCAGAGGGCCAGAAATCGGTAGTCGCGGTTAAAGGGGGGCAGGAAGGCCAGAA
Proteins encoded:
- a CDS encoding protein kinase, encoding MTILLNNRYLIVQTLGTGDLCSTFLAQDTWVNPHRWCVVKEYGPAPTQVRLRRRVQDQFRRSATTLTELSKRSNQLPTTFSHFGRSGWFYLVREWVDGQSLSEKLQQEGPFSEALVQALLIRLLGLLDYLHSKKIIHGAIQADNIILRIRDSEPMLINFSGFKQAIYSGLPSSKQAVLPLRSNRDRLTTAADLYDLGLTAIHLLTGILPTDLEAMRARRLMWQGYAANISPQLVAVLNKATELQPRNRYPSARDMLRDLWAKNLPAVYPPAYLPDPAPAVKPKSTRSGRLAKNEWLQALVPGSIIGFLIVVAFVFLRR
- a CDS encoding FGGY-family carbohydrate kinase, which encodes MNAYLGIDFGTSGARAIVIDSSGQIAVQGSYPYLSSDQQPEIWHQALFDLIEQIPATLRSTIAAIALNGTSATVLLCDGQGQPIDAPILYNDDRGAAFQAEWSDRVPPNHVAASATSSLAKLLWWQHQPVYTEARYFLHQADWLSFLLHGQPGISDYHNGLKLGYDVTQLTYPDWLTQSEFMPLLPRVLAPGTPIGPVLPAVRDRFGLPSHCQVCAGTTDSIAAFLAAGVTTPGQAVTSLGSTLVLKLLSRTPVEHRGYGIYSHRFGRFWLVGGASNTGGAVLNQYFTATELQDWSEQIPADQESPLDYYPLLRSGERFPINDPHYPPRLEPRPTDPISFLHGLLESIARIEARGYDLLQELGATPLSQVYTAGGGAKNRSWTHIRARHLRVPVSPSAQTEAAYGTALLAMRGILLQ
- a CDS encoding glycosyltransferase family A protein; this encodes MFFSVVIPTYNRKPILEKCLRALEQQQFAASTAVTGYEIVLVDDGSTDGTLDWLQQEQAQFPHVRLFQQTHMGPAAARNLGVAESQGDTIVFIDSDLVVVDQFLQAHADQLLQGQQTLGHDRLFTYGRVINTCNFEAPESEPFKLTDFSAAYFATGNVAIARTWLEQAGLFDTRFQLYGWEDLELGVRLRQLDLTLIKAPAAVGYHWHPAFSLAQIPSLIDKEIQRGRMGVLFYQKHPTWNVRLMIQMTWIHRLLWGILSLGGLLNERTTAPLLQWLIDQGKPQLALEAARVFFLNWYNVQGVYSAYTEAQSSNPNFK
- a CDS encoding serine hydrolase, with the protein product MFQNRPPRRRTSTPFRSNRSAPFFQGGILERGSKSAQPPTTQTIPTTAPHPSMADGGSRERSPRRQRSPRRSRRVPPGGSQRQGQLPYPLKVAIVALVIAVTGISTVEASRKKSIAGPGPTLSAAALPIGELEPSNPAPLGYSSELVYNISRPPDLDTSLPLQEIVDDTVNFVSQQGLPTRALSISLIDVKLKTIAGYQAEKLRYPASVAKLFWMVTFYGRLAAGSYNRTLPTGDVDLYKMMEDSNNTSAARIMDWVTDTESGPQLEAEGEFNAWLYKREWVNRFFHGAGYDRISLSQKNFPYDDHVEPEGRDLQLLKDQKRNRVTTYHAARLLYEIFNRQAVSEEYSRRMVKLLTKDLRPEAWSKKRDNPIQSFFGESLSDEEVTFASKVGWTSTSRQEAALIQSRDGKVAYILVVFGDHKTYADSWNLFPQISARIHKRMMAMAQPEPPAASPAPEKSTPTAQPEAASP
- a CDS encoding WG repeat-containing protein encodes the protein MLVGGRYEMIRELGRGGFGRTYLAEDTYRRGNPKCVVKKLQTKTKEPALLQAARQLFDQETKALYALSFHDQLPKLFAHFEQNGEFYLVQELIDGHDLRKNLTLGMKLEEDKAIELLREILEILAPVHQQNIIHQDIKPDNLLRRWKDKQLVLIDFGGVKAIRNLVLNAQGQAVVSRLANPSGYMPPEQLEGLPRPCSDVYAIGMMGIQSVTGLSPTQLPRDPDTKELSWHDQASVSLELANILKKMVRYDWEQRYQSVVDVLEDLPAAAPHITVSIDNFLAEFHKPNYRVVIEPKFDQACNFSEGLAGVAIDRRLHFINRMGVVVVRTDFEFSSVSQFRGAYQFSEGLARLEQNHRWGYIDRFGQIVIMPQFDDAQNFVDGLARVELNHAYGYIDATGKYLVKPQFESAASVFSEGLAGVEIDHRYGYIDKTGRLVIQPQFDSADNFVEGLARVTQEDKYGFIDKSGKYVIKPQFDVAHTFREGLARVRIDGKYGYIDHKGEVVIQPVFDDTFSFSHGLALVRSGHKYGFIDRTGNAVIRLQFDDAYPFSHGLAAVKIINKWGYIDPKGDYLLDLQFDDATSFADGLAVIKLNDQWGYVGD
- the rpsB gene encoding 30S ribosomal protein S2, which encodes MPVVSLAQMMEAGVHFGHQTRRWNPKMSQYIFTSRNGVHIIDLVQTAQLMDDAYGYMRIAAEQGKKFLFIGTKRQAAGIVAQEALRCGSNFINQRWLGGMLTNWTTIKTRVDRLKDLERREETGALDLLPKKEASVLRRELEKLQKYLGGIKTMRKVPDIVVIVDQRREYNAVLECQKLGIPIVSLLDTNCDPDLVDIPIPANDDAIRSIKLVVGKLADAIYEGRHGQMDVEEEYEDYEGADEEYDYDDSDSFLPDDDDVEE